A stretch of the Desulfobacter sp. genome encodes the following:
- a CDS encoding ABC transporter ATP-binding protein, which yields MRPFSGFWSSVPGKKGGGLTLVLEGLCVGYNKTPVVSGVSLDLPCGKVCGLMGRNGSGKTTLLKCIAGLMPPLSGRVTILEKNIHGLSRQSAARIVSLVPQVSHTPFDFSCLDMVLMARASRIRPWAGPDRQMEIQALDALGETGISHLAGRSFNTLSGGERQLVMLARAIFQKTPVMLLDEPTAHLDFPNQHRIMRLMKTLAEKKNFCLVITLHDPNLTHYYCHETIMIHQGRVAAQGPVSKVMTPPVLKQVLGKEIHCDHTRAGVFVVTPKPGQKENL from the coding sequence ATGCGCCCTTTCTCGGGTTTCTGGTCATCCGTGCCGGGAAAAAAAGGAGGCGGCTTGACCCTGGTGCTTGAAGGCCTTTGTGTTGGCTATAATAAAACCCCGGTGGTCTCCGGGGTCAGCCTGGACCTGCCCTGTGGAAAGGTCTGCGGGCTTATGGGCAGGAACGGTTCCGGCAAGACCACCCTGCTCAAATGCATTGCAGGCCTTATGCCCCCCCTCTCAGGCCGGGTGACCATCCTTGAAAAAAACATCCATGGACTGTCCAGGCAAAGTGCCGCCAGAATCGTAAGCCTGGTTCCCCAGGTCAGCCATACCCCCTTTGACTTTTCCTGTCTGGACATGGTTCTCATGGCCAGGGCATCCCGGATACGGCCCTGGGCCGGCCCGGACAGACAAATGGAGATCCAGGCCCTGGATGCCCTGGGGGAAACGGGAATTTCCCATTTGGCCGGCCGGTCTTTCAACACCCTGTCCGGGGGGGAACGCCAGCTGGTGATGCTGGCCCGGGCCATATTCCAGAAGACTCCGGTCATGCTGCTGGACGAACCCACAGCCCATTTGGATTTTCCCAACCAGCACAGGATCATGCGCCTGATGAAAACCCTTGCTGAAAAAAAGAATTTCTGCCTGGTCATCACCCTGCACGACCCCAACCTCACCCACTATTACTGCCATGAGACCATCATGATCCACCAGGGCAGGGTGGCGGCACAGGGGCCTGTTTCAAAGGTGATGACTCCCCCGGTGCTCAAACAGGTCCTGGGAAAAGAAATTCATTGCGACCATACCAGGGCCGGGGTCTTTGTGGTCACCCCCAAACCCGGCCAAAAGGAGAATTTATGA
- a CDS encoding iron ABC transporter permease: MIRRRGISYLLAAACCLAALAILVLSPAAWVVHAQALAGLSRDPSPMVLVITGIVVSALFRAGLSFIMYLANPYDQLTQIVFWTMGSFHTASWAKLEMVSYIILPGLFLMILFAWRLNLMTLDDDEARTMGMNTLGFRIFYILVSTLMVASAVASVGTIAWVGLIVPHMARLMAGPEYRRLIPATALGGGIFLMVMDSLARSLMLSEIPISIVTSLVDAPFLGFLVIRAGKKRRRLDPGA, from the coding sequence ATGATCCGGCGCCGGGGGATTTCTTACCTGCTGGCCGCGGCCTGCTGCCTGGCCGCCCTGGCCATCCTGGTGCTATCCCCGGCCGCCTGGGTGGTCCATGCCCAGGCCCTGGCAGGCTTAAGCCGGGATCCCTCACCCATGGTTCTGGTCATCACCGGCATCGTGGTCTCGGCCCTGTTCCGGGCCGGACTCTCGTTTATCATGTACTTGGCCAATCCATATGACCAGCTGACCCAGATTGTATTCTGGACCATGGGCAGCTTTCATACCGCCTCCTGGGCCAAGCTTGAAATGGTTTCATATATTATTCTGCCCGGGCTGTTTCTCATGATTCTTTTTGCCTGGCGGCTCAACCTCATGACCCTGGATGATGACGAGGCCAGAACCATGGGCATGAACACCCTGGGGTTTAGAATTTTTTATATCCTGGTTTCAACCCTGATGGTGGCCTCGGCCGTGGCCTCTGTGGGCACCATTGCCTGGGTGGGCCTCATCGTCCCCCATATGGCAAGGCTCATGGCAGGTCCTGAATACCGGCGGCTCATCCCGGCCACGGCCCTGGGCGGGGGCATCTTTCTCATGGTCATGGACAGCCTGGCCAGGAGCCTGATGCTTTCGGAAATTCCCATCTCCATTGTCACCTCCCTGGTGGATGCGCCCTTTCTCGGGTTTCTGGTCATCCGTGCCGGGAAAAAAAGGAGGCGGCTTGACCCTGGTGCTTGA
- a CDS encoding ABC transporter substrate-binding protein — protein sequence MFSKMIFTGGLVLAIAMGCGTSPPQSAHSRMVTDQLGRKVRLPARITKIAALHHFGGKITYALKQDPFLVEKSIYGKKALALAKVDKLFAKLPESIQGHAHNVEGLISRGPQVVFLYASGDQGEIDLYTRAGIPVIGVKGETFEQSYGAVRLMAKVLQCQEKGENYIRACKDLLKMVAQRIHQGRTGKAPVRVLFTGPKSIYSVATGHMLQTEILESAGAVNVAKGVKGFWADVSPEQIAAWDPEVIFMGSTFNTLGKDQILANPHFSTVTAIKTRQIYTFPSNIGWWDYPAPHAVLGVVWSAKTLYPNLFEDVDILTLANTFYKNFLGHSFEEMGGKLP from the coding sequence ATGTTTTCAAAAATGATTTTTACAGGGGGGCTTGTCCTGGCCATTGCCATGGGGTGCGGCACATCTCCGCCCCAATCAGCCCATTCCCGGATGGTCACAGACCAGCTGGGCCGCAAGGTAAGGCTGCCGGCCAGAATAACAAAAATAGCCGCCCTTCACCACTTTGGGGGCAAGATCACCTATGCCCTGAAACAGGACCCCTTTTTGGTGGAAAAAAGCATCTACGGCAAAAAAGCCCTGGCCCTGGCAAAGGTGGATAAACTCTTTGCTAAACTGCCCGAATCCATCCAGGGCCATGCCCACAATGTGGAAGGGCTGATTTCCCGGGGACCCCAGGTGGTCTTTTTGTACGCCTCCGGGGACCAGGGGGAAATCGATCTTTACACCCGGGCCGGCATCCCGGTGATCGGGGTGAAAGGAGAAACCTTTGAACAAAGCTATGGGGCTGTCCGCCTCATGGCCAAGGTCCTCCAATGCCAAGAAAAGGGGGAAAACTATATCCGGGCCTGCAAAGACCTCTTAAAGATGGTGGCCCAGAGGATCCATCAGGGCAGAACCGGCAAAGCCCCGGTTCGGGTACTGTTTACAGGGCCTAAAAGCATCTATTCCGTTGCCACCGGCCATATGCTCCAGACGGAGATCCTGGAGTCTGCCGGCGCTGTGAATGTGGCCAAGGGGGTAAAGGGATTCTGGGCAGATGTCTCCCCGGAACAGATCGCGGCCTGGGACCCGGAGGTGATCTTCATGGGATCCACCTTTAATACCCTTGGCAAAGATCAAATCCTTGCCAATCCCCATTTTTCCACAGTAACCGCCATTAAGACACGGCAAATTTATACCTTTCCCTCCAACATCGGGTGGTGGGATTATCCGGCGCCCCACGCGGTTCTGGGCGTGGTCTGGTCGGCAAAGACCTTGTATCCGAACCTGTTTGAAGATGTGGACATCCTGACCCTGGCCAATACCTTTTATAAAAATTTTTTAGGCCACAGCTTTGAAGAAATGGGAGGAAAACTGCCATGA
- a CDS encoding methyltransferase domain-containing protein, whose amino-acid sequence MEKITNWFKLWEELSQIQAAAFTRQKKDKDQDFWKDRAKAFDKMVDQRWAKPDSSRDFLVTTLKNNPGSSLLDIGAGTGKWSLLAAPYAGQITALEPSKAMQSVLREKIKNTDNISILDSTWPDPKIKAHDWILASHSMYGQRDFKAFVSQMNTSAKKGCILVLRAPFADSLMSQASTRVLGQPYDSPNFQVAYNCLLAMDIYPDVIMEDADAWQVWSHDTLALALAEVKNRLGIQDEPCHDDYLSGLLDAHLIQKQDQWVWPQGNRSALVHWQVSQ is encoded by the coding sequence ATGGAAAAAATCACCAATTGGTTTAAACTATGGGAAGAGTTGTCCCAAATCCAGGCGGCTGCCTTTACAAGGCAGAAAAAAGACAAAGACCAGGATTTCTGGAAAGACCGGGCCAAGGCCTTTGATAAAATGGTGGACCAGCGCTGGGCAAAACCGGATTCCTCAAGGGATTTTCTTGTGACCACCCTTAAAAACAATCCCGGATCCAGTCTCCTGGACATCGGGGCGGGCACGGGCAAGTGGTCATTGCTGGCCGCCCCTTATGCCGGGCAAATCACGGCCTTAGAACCCTCAAAGGCCATGCAGTCGGTGTTAAGGGAAAAAATTAAAAACACAGACAATATCAGCATCCTGGATTCAACCTGGCCGGATCCAAAAATCAAAGCCCATGACTGGATACTGGCCTCCCATTCCATGTACGGGCAAAGAGATTTCAAGGCCTTTGTATCCCAGATGAACACAAGTGCAAAAAAAGGATGCATCCTGGTCTTGCGGGCCCCGTTTGCAGACTCTCTCATGTCACAGGCCAGTACCCGGGTCCTGGGTCAGCCCTATGACAGCCCCAATTTCCAGGTGGCCTATAACTGCCTTTTGGCCATGGATATTTATCCTGACGTGATCATGGAGGATGCCGACGCCTGGCAGGTCTGGTCCCATGACACCCTGGCCCTGGCCCTGGCAGAGGTAAAAAACCGGCTGGGCATACAAGACGAGCCTTGTCATGACGATTATCTGTCCGGGCTTCTGGACGCCCACCTGATTCAAAAACAAGATCAATGGGTCTGGCCACAGGGCAACCGGTCCGCCCTGGTCCATTGGCAGGTTTCCCAATGA
- a CDS encoding ABC transporter ATP-binding protein has translation MAAQVSIRNLSFGYHTATPVFKGINLDLDQGEVFCLLGPNGSGKSTFLKSVARLLPPTTGQVKINGENLSGLSFQNIAMLLGFVPQNLVSAFPFYVADVVVMGRANRPCNRLSGGEWQLVLIARALTQSPKILLLDEPTSHLDLGNQIKILETVAGLSRDKITIIMATHFPDHAFISADQAAILKSGVFQEIGPPSQVLTDETLKAAYGINVKVVKVLDNRKICIPLLKENYGKNHQLV, from the coding sequence ATGGCAGCCCAGGTAAGTATCCGCAACCTAAGCTTTGGCTACCACACAGCCACCCCTGTATTCAAAGGGATAAATTTGGACCTGGACCAGGGAGAGGTCTTCTGCCTGCTCGGCCCCAACGGATCGGGCAAATCCACCTTTCTCAAATCCGTGGCAAGGCTGCTGCCCCCCACCACGGGCCAGGTAAAAATCAACGGGGAAAACCTGTCAGGCCTATCCTTCCAAAACATTGCCATGCTCCTGGGGTTTGTCCCCCAGAACCTGGTCTCAGCCTTTCCCTTTTATGTGGCAGATGTTGTGGTCATGGGCAGGGCCAACCGGCCCTGCAACCGGCTTTCCGGGGGGGAATGGCAGCTGGTCCTCATTGCAAGGGCCTTGACCCAGTCTCCCAAAATCCTGCTTCTGGACGAACCCACCTCCCATCTGGATCTTGGGAACCAGATCAAAATTTTAGAAACCGTGGCAGGACTTTCCAGGGACAAGATCACCATTATCATGGCCACCCATTTTCCTGACCATGCCTTTATCAGCGCGGACCAGGCCGCCATACTCAAATCCGGGGTATTCCAAGAGATCGGTCCCCCCTCACAGGTGCTCACCGATGAGACGCTCAAGGCGGCTTACGGCATCAATGTCAAGGTGGTCAAGGTGCTTGACAACAGAAAAATATGTATCCCTTTGCTCAAGGAGAATTATGGAAAAAATCACCAATTGGTTTAA
- a CDS encoding ABC transporter substrate-binding protein, whose product MKKKYLGIILVAALALVSKHWLYPKPELPEASPISTRSITDMKQRCFRVQDPLDRIGLLSGPTGQMAFILGIQDRLCAMTNTLRMSKLVQEIYPPISDLPGPRTTAGNINIEELIQSRPQIVVTGDIDGSIVLEKTRIPVAFLDDSMGEGVKDIKREIQFYGYLFRAEDRARAYTEFLDKILALVLDRTGNIPDNKRKTVFQGYSPSRLVTLGGDTFMQERIEMAGCLNAAKSVTTIGKRTGLHSGLGEVSMEQVLDWNPDILIINFGSPQDVYADPQWRHIRAVREKHIHAQPARIFIFNRPTAESAVIFPLWLASIAYPKRFQDVDLPGIVKQFYREIMDFQLSDQQAEDILKGHYEFKMMKGIKHGQ is encoded by the coding sequence ATGAAAAAAAAATATCTGGGCATCATTCTTGTCGCAGCCCTGGCCCTGGTGTCAAAACACTGGCTTTACCCAAAACCTGAACTCCCTGAAGCCTCCCCCATATCAACCCGCAGCATCACGGACATGAAGCAAAGATGCTTTCGGGTCCAGGATCCCTTGGACCGGATTGGACTTTTGAGCGGGCCCACAGGCCAGATGGCCTTTATTCTGGGAATTCAGGACCGGCTGTGCGCCATGACCAACACCCTGAGAATGTCCAAACTGGTCCAAGAAATTTATCCCCCCATCTCGGATCTGCCCGGACCCAGAACCACCGCCGGCAATATCAATATTGAAGAACTCATCCAGTCAAGGCCCCAGATTGTTGTGACAGGGGATATTGACGGCTCAATCGTCCTTGAAAAAACAAGGATACCCGTGGCTTTTCTCGACGACAGCATGGGCGAGGGCGTAAAAGACATTAAAAGGGAAATCCAATTTTACGGATATTTGTTCAGGGCTGAGGACCGGGCCAGGGCCTATACTGAATTTCTCGACAAAATCCTTGCCCTGGTTCTGGACCGCACAGGAAATATCCCGGACAACAAACGCAAAACCGTATTCCAGGGGTACAGCCCCAGCCGGCTGGTCACCCTGGGCGGGGACACCTTTATGCAGGAACGCATAGAAATGGCCGGCTGCCTCAATGCAGCCAAATCCGTGACCACCATTGGAAAACGGACAGGCCTCCACTCAGGCCTGGGAGAGGTTTCCATGGAACAGGTGCTGGACTGGAACCCGGATATCCTGATCATCAACTTCGGCAGCCCCCAAGATGTCTACGCAGATCCCCAATGGCGCCATATCCGGGCGGTCAGGGAAAAACATATCCATGCCCAGCCAGCCAGAATCTTTATCTTTAACCGGCCCACGGCAGAGTCCGCCGTGATTTTCCCATTGTGGCTGGCCAGCATTGCCTATCCAAAACGATTCCAGGATGTTGACCTGCCGGGGATTGTCAAACAATTTTACAGGGAAATCATGGACTTTCAGCTCTCAGACCAACAGGCTGAGGATATTTTAAAGGGGCATTATGAGTTTAAAATGATGAAGGGGATAAAGCATGGTCAATAA
- a CDS encoding TonB-dependent receptor, with amino-acid sequence MIRNASREYENVGETDIKGLETTLRYMTPWNLDLGLGYTYMTAKDKDSATSEETDAEFIPDHKFTLDARYFFDFGLTAALQLVYTGEQYEYENSGDKYTISDFTVVNAKLNQAFSFTEKISSDIFIEVKNLFDENYEEGSGPMPGRNFLAGISFNF; translated from the coding sequence ATTATCAGAAACGCCAGCCGGGAGTATGAAAATGTCGGGGAAACCGATATCAAGGGGCTTGAAACCACCTTACGGTACATGACCCCCTGGAATCTGGACCTGGGTTTGGGGTACACCTATATGACGGCCAAAGACAAGGACAGTGCCACAAGTGAAGAAACAGATGCTGAATTCATCCCGGATCACAAGTTCACCCTGGATGCCCGGTATTTTTTCGATTTCGGCCTCACCGCCGCTCTCCAACTGGTCTATACCGGCGAGCAGTACGAGTATGAAAACTCAGGCGACAAATACACCATCAGCGACTTTACAGTGGTCAATGCAAAGCTGAACCAGGCTTTTTCCTTTACGGAAAAAATCTCCTCGGACATTTTCATTGAAGTTAAAAACCTCTTTGATGAAAATTATGAAGAGGGATCAGGCCCCATGCCCGGGAGAAATTTTCTGGCAGGCATTTCCTTTAATTTTTAA
- a CDS encoding TonB-dependent receptor — MMKLGNVFICVALLFILSGTGPVLAEEKTGDQVFDLGQVLVIDKSQSSDKITTTDVVSAEDIRLQGAQNVADALDLFPGVDVQIGGKGQYGIKLRGFDQQDVKILIDGVPTHSSYNGSVDLGQIPVDAIAQIKVIKGASSVLYGPNTLGGVINIITKKGGAEPYTQVTTSFGQNATQNYILNHGGSKGKFNYWVTASHRTSDGFELSSDFDPNNPRTGIGSEYNEAGGTRDLSHYTNNTLNTKFGYDFDDNSKIYFSFDYHDNEKGCPTEGGGRFNYPRYWEFDEWKQWNASLVGEHDFTEILTMKARLYYVDHEDTLKDLNWDNRPAHNFPAGRWFDESSYDDYTVGGELHAYLDFGDISLLKLGASYMKDNNKQTDYWMDTGYEPEEEYETNVYSFGIEDEIRLFEKLTLKAGVSYDTHDPQKAYGGVTRDKTSEWNPQAGIAYDFSKAFNLYASVGKKTRFPQMQKLYSNLAGGNSELNAQTTIAYEIGGSKQFGDSVTLTAAGFFNDVKTELSETPAGSMKMSGKPISRGLKPPYGT; from the coding sequence ATGATGAAACTTGGTAATGTGTTCATATGCGTTGCGCTGCTCTTTATTTTATCCGGAACAGGGCCTGTTCTGGCAGAAGAAAAAACAGGAGATCAGGTCTTTGACCTGGGCCAGGTGCTGGTCATAGACAAGTCCCAGAGTTCAGACAAAATTACCACCACCGATGTGGTCTCTGCCGAGGATATCCGGCTTCAGGGTGCCCAGAATGTGGCAGATGCCCTGGACCTTTTCCCGGGGGTGGATGTGCAGATCGGCGGGAAAGGCCAATACGGCATTAAACTTCGGGGATTTGACCAGCAGGACGTAAAAATTCTCATTGACGGGGTTCCTACCCATTCATCCTATAACGGATCCGTTGACCTGGGCCAGATCCCGGTGGATGCCATTGCCCAGATCAAGGTTATCAAGGGCGCATCTTCGGTTCTCTACGGCCCCAACACCTTGGGCGGCGTGATCAATATCATCACCAAAAAAGGCGGGGCAGAGCCCTATACCCAGGTGACCACCTCCTTTGGCCAGAACGCCACCCAGAATTATATTCTCAACCACGGGGGATCCAAGGGCAAATTCAACTATTGGGTAACGGCCAGTCATAGAACCAGCGACGGGTTTGAGCTTTCCAGCGATTTTGATCCCAACAACCCCAGAACCGGAATTGGCAGCGAATACAATGAAGCCGGCGGCACAAGGGATTTAAGCCATTACACCAACAACACCCTCAACACCAAGTTCGGGTATGATTTTGACGACAACTCAAAGATCTACTTTTCCTTTGATTACCATGACAATGAAAAAGGCTGCCCCACAGAAGGCGGGGGCCGGTTCAACTATCCGCGGTACTGGGAATTTGACGAATGGAAACAATGGAATGCCAGCCTGGTGGGAGAGCATGACTTCACAGAAATCCTAACCATGAAGGCAAGACTCTATTATGTAGACCACGAGGACACCCTCAAGGACCTGAACTGGGACAACCGCCCGGCCCATAATTTTCCGGCCGGCAGATGGTTTGATGAAAGCTCCTATGACGATTACACGGTCGGCGGCGAGCTCCACGCCTATCTTGACTTCGGGGACATCAGCCTTTTAAAGCTGGGCGCATCTTATATGAAAGATAACAATAAACAGACCGACTATTGGATGGACACAGGCTATGAGCCGGAAGAAGAGTATGAGACAAATGTATACTCCTTTGGGATTGAAGATGAAATCCGTCTCTTTGAAAAACTGACCCTCAAAGCCGGTGTGAGCTACGACACCCATGATCCCCAAAAGGCGTACGGCGGCGTCACAAGGGACAAAACCAGCGAATGGAACCCCCAGGCAGGCATTGCCTATGATTTTTCAAAGGCGTTCAACCTCTACGCATCCGTGGGCAAAAAAACAAGATTTCCCCAGATGCAGAAACTCTACTCCAACCTTGCCGGGGGTAACTCCGAACTCAATGCCCAGACCACCATTGCCTATGAGATCGGCGGGTCCAAGCAGTTTGGCGATTCTGTGACCCTGACGGCCGCCGGATTTTTCAATGATGTAAAGACAGAATTATCAGAAACGCCAGCCGGGAGTATGAAAATGTCGGGGAAACCGATATCAAGGGGCTTGAAACCACCTTACGGTACATGA
- the cobU gene encoding bifunctional adenosylcobinamide kinase/adenosylcobinamide-phosphate guanylyltransferase: protein MEDPAKITLVIGGCRSGKSRYALDIANTMARDKKIYLATSVPEDDEMEKRVTRHQAERGADWETIEEPVLIHEAILGAADRAQVLLVDCLTLWTSNLLFKGEDEHRIMAGVDKLNSTLYQSACPVILVSNEVGYGIVPENTLARQFRDMVGLVNQRVAAAADRVILTVAGIDVQIKPGPGGMK, encoded by the coding sequence ATGGAAGATCCAGCAAAGATAACCCTGGTGATCGGGGGGTGCCGGAGCGGCAAAAGCCGGTATGCCCTGGACATAGCCAATACAATGGCAAGGGATAAAAAAATTTATCTGGCCACCTCTGTTCCCGAGGACGATGAAATGGAAAAACGGGTGACCCGTCATCAGGCGGAAAGGGGAGCGGACTGGGAGACCATTGAAGAGCCTGTTCTGATCCACGAGGCCATTTTAGGGGCAGCAGACAGGGCCCAGGTTCTCCTGGTGGACTGCCTGACCCTGTGGACCTCAAATCTTTTGTTCAAAGGCGAGGATGAACACAGGATCATGGCAGGGGTGGACAAGCTTAATTCTACATTATACCAGTCGGCTTGCCCTGTGATTCTGGTCTCCAATGAAGTGGGATACGGGATTGTTCCTGAAAATACACTGGCCCGGCAGTTTCGGGATATGGTCGGCCTGGTCAACCAGAGGGTGGCAGCTGCGGCAGACCGGGTGATCCTGACCGTGGCGGGAATTGATGTGCAGATTAAACCCGGGCCTGGGGGGATGAAATGA
- a CDS encoding radical SAM protein gives MKYRHLFGPVASRRLGVSLGVDLVVHKVCSLNCLYCECGKTTTPTMERKDWVPFDRVQKELDHYWAANDDPDYITFSGSGEPCLNIHLGRVIAYIKEKKPNIRVAVLTNATLLTDPGVRAELLKADLVVPSLDGVSKEVFDRINRPCVPMDPLKIVESIQAFVRMFKGQVFLELFILAGINNTPEELALFKDAIARIRPDLVQLNSLDRPGTSPDAVAAKRADLEKIKEILGPDRVEIIARKPKTTPAANPRSGSDLASFVVETIHRRPSTCEDLCTMLGAEMEEVQAILDDLAEKGEVEFQTQNRGIFYQTCKTGSNCGDTPQ, from the coding sequence ATGAAATACCGGCATTTGTTCGGGCCTGTGGCCTCCAGGCGTCTGGGGGTGTCTCTGGGGGTGGATCTGGTGGTTCACAAGGTCTGCAGCCTGAACTGCCTCTATTGCGAGTGCGGGAAGACCACGACCCCTACCATGGAAAGAAAGGACTGGGTCCCCTTTGACCGGGTGCAAAAAGAGTTGGATCATTATTGGGCCGCCAATGATGACCCGGATTATATTACCTTTTCAGGATCAGGGGAACCTTGCCTCAACATCCATCTGGGCCGGGTGATTGCCTATATTAAGGAGAAAAAACCCAATATCCGGGTGGCGGTGCTCACCAATGCCACCCTGCTCACGGATCCTGGGGTCAGGGCTGAATTGTTAAAGGCAGACCTGGTGGTGCCGTCCCTGGACGGGGTGTCAAAAGAGGTGTTTGACAGGATAAACCGGCCCTGTGTTCCCATGGACCCGTTAAAAATAGTTGAGTCCATCCAGGCCTTTGTCCGGATGTTTAAGGGTCAGGTCTTTTTAGAATTATTTATCCTGGCCGGGATCAACAACACCCCCGAGGAGCTTGCCCTGTTCAAGGATGCCATTGCCCGGATCCGGCCGGATCTGGTGCAGCTCAACTCTTTGGACCGGCCCGGGACCAGTCCTGATGCGGTTGCTGCCAAAAGGGCGGACCTTGAAAAAATCAAAGAAATTCTGGGTCCTGACCGGGTTGAGATCATTGCAAGAAAGCCCAAGACCACCCCGGCCGCCAATCCAAGGTCAGGGTCGGATCTGGCCTCTTTTGTGGTTGAGACCATTCATCGGCGGCCTTCCACCTGTGAAGATCTTTGCACCATGCTCGGGGCGGAGATGGAAGAGGTTCAGGCCATTTTGGATGATCTGGCTGAAAAAGGAGAGGTTGAATTTCAGACCCAGAACCGGGGCATTTTTTATCAGACCTGCAAGACAGGATCAAATTGTGGGGATACGCCTCAATGA
- a CDS encoding adenosylcobinamide-GDP ribazoletransferase, producing MNKRPSFFYDLKACLAFITILPTGKEIAYSPMGMIRFFPVVGLIIGLALVLADQIASFFWQSPVAALMDLLFLIAVTGAFHLDGLGDTADGMFSHRGRDRALEIMKDSRTGMMGLVAVVMGLALKLAGIWSVKESCSPFQLMGILVLVPAYARVSMIFGIKFLNYGRKGHGTGKDLFDAPVTVKDFAYCLIPLFLSLFFGYKGVILNLGFGLGTLAILWFYKKNMNCITGDMLGAMTELMEAFLFLAAGMVWI from the coding sequence ATGAACAAGAGACCCTCTTTTTTTTATGACCTAAAGGCCTGCCTGGCATTTATCACCATTTTGCCCACAGGAAAAGAGATTGCCTATTCTCCCATGGGCATGATTCGGTTTTTCCCGGTGGTCGGTCTGATCATCGGCCTGGCTTTGGTGCTGGCCGATCAAATTGCCTCTTTTTTCTGGCAGAGTCCTGTGGCCGCATTGATGGATCTTCTCTTTTTGATAGCCGTTACCGGGGCCTTTCATCTGGACGGGCTCGGTGATACGGCAGACGGAATGTTCAGTCATAGGGGCCGGGATCGGGCCCTGGAGATTATGAAAGATTCCAGAACCGGCATGATGGGCCTTGTGGCCGTGGTCATGGGCCTGGCCCTGAAACTGGCCGGGATATGGTCGGTGAAAGAGAGCTGTTCCCCTTTTCAGCTCATGGGTATTCTGGTTTTAGTGCCGGCCTATGCAAGGGTGTCCATGATATTCGGGATCAAGTTTTTAAACTACGGGAGAAAGGGCCATGGCACGGGCAAGGATCTTTTTGACGCCCCTGTGACGGTCAAGGATTTTGCCTATTGTCTGATTCCCCTGTTTTTATCCCTGTTTTTCGGGTATAAGGGCGTGATTTTAAACCTGGGATTTGGGTTGGGCACACTGGCCATTTTATGGTTTTATAAAAAAAATATGAACTGCATTACAGGAGACATGTTAGGCGCCATGACAGAATTGATGGAAGCGTTCTTATTTCTGGCTGCCGGCATGGTATGGATCTGA